Part of the Nicotiana sylvestris chromosome 5, ASM39365v2, whole genome shotgun sequence genome is shown below.
TATGAAAGGCTCATAAATGGTCTTAGAAGGAAAATATCTGAGTATCAGGATGACTTGGAAAAATTCGAGGGTAATTTGGCAAGAGCCCGAGCACAGTTGACAAAGAACGCAGAGGAGCGGGCGGAGTTTGTACGGCAGTTAAAAATGAAATATGAGGGAACGGTcacaaatttgaagaaaaggATAACTACCCTTGAAAATGAGATGGCTAAACAAGCTAAGAACTTTAAAATAGAAAGGGAACATTTCTATGCATTAATATCCCAATtggaggaagatatgcaacaatTGCAGGGTCAAAACCATCATCACGCCCAAGTACTAGAAGCTAGGTCTCAGCAGATCCGGCGTTTGCTCaaagaaaagggtatcatcagGGAAAGGATTAGATCaattgctgactacatcgtcatgaagtaccatgaatgtgaagacatgactagaaccacTTTCTTTGCTGCTGTAATGACCTTCGTTcgccaaataatgagtgacctGGAGAGTCTCCaaggggatcttgcacataggcccatGGCAAGACCGggtgatgtcccacgggccccggGGGTAgaagcacttatgtattcttAATTTTTgtatcgagtctgtattttcagttTTCAGTTTTAGAGTCTGTTTTGAGTCTGTCATTTTCGTCTTTTTGTCAATTCCTATAAAATATGATGAAGTCATTTGTAATATAAAAGTTTAGGAGTTTTTATTaatgaaatttgaagaaaaaacaaaaattgtgtttatttattttaatgcATCTACTTTTTGAACTATGTGATGAtttgattcacgcggcatcgtgatacgtaggcaatcctcaacggatccggtcatgatttttgtaaataactcaaataaaagaggAATGTGTAAAAgagaaaaccaaaaagaaaaacaaaaaaaaaagagagaaaacaaggaaaagagaatGAGAACAAGAGAGGAAATGATAGTGTAAAAGAGAGCAAGAGAGAAGATCGGGGAGATAAACAAAGCTGGGATGAGACATGCAatcgttgcaaaacatgtagaaatacaTTTAACTATATAGGTGCATTACACCCCCAATGTGCGATTTCTCATGTGTTAATTATTTCAAACTAAACGGTTTGTTATCTACTGTTGAGTTTAGGTTCTGTTTTTAAGGTGGCTGGTTCGTGGTAACCTGACTTTACACCCatactttacaagatccaagggcAGTGTAGAAATGTCATCAGAAGGTCATCCACCAAGAATTCCCATCTCACAGGATAGCCCACTATCTATTATCCTAACCTCACAGTCAGCGGCAGCTGAAGAGAATAGGACACTGCGCCTCTGCGTGctagaaatgtgggacgcctagTCCAATGGGAGAGAACCACCAAGTGCCATACCCTACTTCCCCGAGCTACTTCCCAGAGCAAGTGGAAATTCCAATGTCCTAATAAATTACCCGAATACCCCACTTGGATACCCCACCATCTCAGCTCACTTCACCAGAACACCTTCTGAGGATTGCCCCCAGGTGGTTTCGGGAGTGACCTCTAACATATTTACAGCACCACCAACCTCGGTTGCGGTACATCCGACTATGCCCAGGCCAAGCTTTGATCTATCATCTTCACTTTCCAAGTACCATCTTTTCCACCAGAACCTACTCATTTCACCAACAATTCTTACCCTCAACAACCCCAGTACGCGTTTACTGCTAGACAGGAGAAGGATACAAAGAACCCCGAGCAGGAGGAAATCATACGAAAAATGAGGAGCATGGAACAGAGCCTTAAGAATATACAAGGATtaagcggacaaaagagcgtatcctacgctgatctatgtatgttcccacaTGTGCATTTTCCCctaggtttcaagaccccaaagttcgaaaaGTATGACTGGCACGGGGATCCCATATCCCACCCCAATAGATATTGCAATCAATTAAGAGGGGCAGGCGAAAAAGAAGAGTTCCTAATGGCTTATTTCGGAGAGAGTCTAGCTGGCAttgcatctgagtggtacatggatcagGACATATCTCGTTGACACATTTGGGATGATCTGGCtcgagattttgtcaggcagttttAGTATAACATAGACATAGCTCCCGACAGGAATTCTCTGTTAAATCTCAAGAAGAAGTCATCGGAAagtttccgagaatatgctgttaaatggcgcgaacaagcggccaggGTCAAGCCCTTGATGGATGAAACGGAAATGGTTAGTGttttcctacaagcccaagaggctgactactttcagaatatgatgtccgcaatgggaAAACCATTTGTTAAGGCCATCAAGATTGGTGAGATGGTCGAGAAATAGGGCGCATATTGAGCCAATCTGCCATAAGAGCTACATCCCAAGCAATTCAAAGTGGGTCCGGAGGTGTAGCAAatggaaagaagaaagaagagctGGCGATGGAAGCTTCAAGTCTGAGAAACCCCCGTCCACCCAGAGATTACTTACCTCCAAGCATCCCACAACAATTATTATCCTCATCAGGATGTAGCCTATGCTATGGCTCCTCAGCCGTACATAGTAATAAACGCCCAGCCATACGCTCGGCCACAACAATAGTTCaaccaaaaccgagctccatttcctagaaatCACCCTCCTaaccaagctcagtataatccccgacctccacaaaataatttccCCTACAATTCTCGTGCTCAGGATCCACCCAGGAGAACAAACTTCATGCCTATTGGTGAGTCATACTTTAGCCTTTTTCCCTAaactggtccaaatgggtttgtttcAACCCGTACACCAAACCAGAcaaaacccagagtcaccctcCTATCGACCCGGTACCTgatgtgcctatcattctggGGTGGAAGGACATGACACTGAAGACTGTTGGACTCTAAAAAGGGCTGTTGAAAATCTCATCGAGCAAAAACGGGTAGTACTAAAGGATGAATAaattcctaatgtgaccaacaacccattactggctcacaacaacgggccgattattggaatgatttgcgaagataaGGAGTTTGATCCCACTTTGAAAGCCATCACTGCAATCGCTGATGTCGAGAAGAAGCCAAAGGCTGCTGCAAAGCAAGACAAGGGGGAAAAAGAGTAAACCCACCCCTTAAAATATAGAAAAGACAGTAGAAATCAAAACTAGGGCAGTACCCCCAAAATATGTCATTTTTTATGTTCCCCGGGGTCACAGGAAAGAACAAATGACATTGAGCCCTCCAAAAAGGCTCGAGCTGAATAAGGGACCTAAGATGTACGTGCCTAAAGGGAGATATGTGGTACGGGGGCcagtaatttcaccaaggctgaatgaccTGTGGTTATTGGCCGTGCACCGCAGAAGCCCATGACAGACCCTACTGCTGTCCCATGGAATTACAACAAGGTAGTAACCTACAAGGGAAAAGAGGTCCTGGGAGAAGCAAATGAAACTAACCCAGCTGAGAAATACCTCAATCTAGAGGAAGCGAACAATGCCAAGCATAAGCGCTTCCCGCTCAAAAAGCTAGTTAGTGCCGAAGAGGCCGAAGAATTCTTCGGTAAAATGAAAACTGTGGACTATAAGGTAGTAGACCAACTCCTGAAGTCTCCTTCACAGGTCTGACTCTTGTCTCTACTGGTAAGCTCAAGcgagcatcagaaagtgttgataaaAACCCTCAATGAAGCTTATGTTCCGATTGAATCCACTGTTGAACAACTGGAAAGGATGACGGAAAGATTCTTTGCAATCAACCAGATCTCATTTAGCAAGAATAATTTGCCCCCGGAAGGGGCCTCCCACAAAAATCCCTCCATTTGATAGTTAAATGTGAGGGGTATTATATAAAAAGAGTCATGGTGGATGATGGATCGGGGGTTGATATCCGCCCTCTCTTaactttgcaaagaatggagattggGACTGAGAGAATCAGGCCTAACAATGTCTGTGTGCGTGCCTTTGATGACATCAAAAGAGACACCATATGCGAgattgatttgattttgactattggtCTTGTGGATTTCGAGGTGACATTTCAGGTCCTAGACATGGATACTTCTTATAATTTTCTCttgggaaggccttggattcatgcagcgggggccgtaccttccactctccaccagatggtaaaatttgaatatgaagatcAAGAGATCGTAGttcatggagaagacgagcagtCAATTTAGCGGGACCgtcagtcccatgtcttgaagcTAGGGAAGGTAGTGAGCATAtagttgtgagcacgtaatttttgccctatatatattactccaacaaattcaaaacaaaataatttctttcagtgtttgcaattttattggatttcgtggcattttctgttaattatttgcatttgtctatgcacttttatgttatttaattcatgaaaaatacaaaaatatatgttgtaTCTGCATTGAAGATTTAATTTTACATCTTtagattaattaacaaattagtttgttttataaaaaatgaaaatcacaaaaataattcattttgcattttactttttaattttgaattgtataatttttctttaaatttaggatttaattagttattgtaaatacaatgatgagtgattaatctaattgggtaagataatttagtttaaaaattattattaattaatttaggatttattttaattttgggaaaagaaaagaattgtgaaattgaaaagggaaaataaagaaataagaaGGTTTAAATCTGGGCCAAAATCAATCCAAATTCCCTAGGCCCAAACAAAGAACCCATCCAAACCATGCCATACCCAGCCCACAGCCCTTCTGTCCCTAAGACTCAAGAAACGACGTAGTACAGGcgtgaaactacgtcgtttcgagttCATTAAACCTCAACAAATCATGGCCGCTCGTCTCGTTGCATCCAACGGCCCAGagctcttcatcatttttgtTTAAAAGTATCCTAAAACCTGTAGAGACACTTCAGTTCGAATAGACCCCCTCTCCGTTTACCTTTCTCATCTCTCTCACAGAAACCCTACCCGCCGACCCTAAATTCCACCACCTTAACCTGGCGGCGCCACCACCTTTCCCCACCAAATCAACACCCTAATGCCTCCTCgaccccctcttcccaaatctgtgaccaactccCCTTGAATCTATCCGGAACTCGTCGAATATTGAATCTGAGGTTGAGCCCTATAAGCCCAAAACTTGACCAGCGCATGCAAGGTTATATCCCAGATTCCCCATAAGATTGAGGGTCGATTTTATCCCGAAATAACGTCATTTGCTTGTTCTTAATCAAGCACAAGCGATTAGCGttatttggaaatttgatcgGAGGTTCAGTCAAGTTCGAGGTTTGAATCAGTGAGTCTCCTTAGCCTTTCTGTTCAATTTTTCTTATCGCATCCCCGTTCCTCATCGTTTGTGTTGTATATCCATGATTGTTCCCCCTTCTCTTTCTTCTTACCCGTTTTCCTTTACCCCATAGTATTTCCTGTTAATACTGTTTTAATCACATTTTTGTCTTCTTTGTTTGGTTGCTGATTTACAGCAAAGAGTTCAATGCTAAGTTGGgtaattaaaataattcaagcTTAAAATCAAGAATAATTGTGTTTTCCCTGAATTTCTGATTTATCATTTCCTTTAGTTCATTTGGTCATTTCTGAGTGTTTCAAGCCCTAACGAGTAACTATGGTCATCTTTGACCTGGTTAAAGGGTCTGGCTAATTAGACCATGGGTTAATAGGTAGGCTAAGGTAAATAACAGGGGTATGGGGGTTAGTTTGGGTAGTTTTAGTAAGGGAATCTATTCGTAACTgtctgggaagcttctaggaagctgagGAGGGAACTAGTTTGCAAAAACTGAATTTAAATTAGGGGTGTTTAAGCTAAAATGGAAACTAAAAAAGGACTGAATGGCAAAAACGTATCTCCTTGGGTCTGCCCtatttgcttgcctataaaggcatctcttcCTTGTCATTCAAGGCAGAATTAGAGGGTCCTAGAAAACTAAAATGGCTGTTTCTCTTCGAAACTTCTGAAATAATCTGAAATTCCCTTAAGCTCTTTGGAAAAATTGTTGAAAATTCTACTTGGTTCTGTCCCTCTGATCCTCATATTCTAGCTCAAAACCACTGAAATTTCACAGTTTTATATTCTGGTTTGAAAATGGACTGAATGTTTTGGTTTGAGTTTCTGCTGGTTGATTTACTATTCCATTGCTGGGTTGGGTCCGATTTCTGCTGATTGCTTTTCACTGCTAGTTTACTGCTGTTGTTTGTCTATTCTTGATCACAAACTGAGTTTCTGGTTCTGTCTTGTTatattcaggtacatgtctttgaATCCTTGTTGATATGAGACTCGAATTGAGAGATGAAATGGAAACAATATTTTCAAAGCATAGCAGCAAACTATTCACTTGTAGTTCGGtcttattttcttcccttttcctTGATTCCCTTAGTTTTTACTTGTTTTGAGTAAATCATATTCTGCTAGCTATGTGTTGCACTCTTCTAGGGGTTGAGTTGGGTTTGTACTTAGCAGGGGATTCAATTTTCTCGCAAAGTTGTATAGATGAATGCTGATTTGGATAATCTGAGATCCCATTATCCTCATTGATCATGAATTGTCATGAGAATTGAGTTGACAACCTGACAAATCAAATTAAATAGATAGGTTTGCATGCAATCTTGTCAAATAGTGTGATTACATTAGAGTTGTCTTCCTATTATATGATTCATATGATGTGTCGTGGCATGATTGTTATGTTTAAATAACCTTAGGATTCACAAGCTAACTAATTGAACAGGTTTCAAGTTATGGTCAGTTTTTCTTTACAAGTTATTTCTGGGCATGCTTTAGTAGTATTCGAAGTTTTTGGGTGTATCAGCTATTGGGTGGCAATGCAATTTGTCAGTGTGTGTCGATTTTTAAAAGCTGCCTCGCGTCAGTGTGGACTCGATACTGAATCTAGAATCGTCAGCTTAATCCCCTACGGGTGTTGAGTCCATTGAACCTAGGATACAAGAGTCGTTGGCAAGAAAAGGTGGCCTGTTATGGTTATTTAGGCTTGTCCCTTAAGCCTGGGATGTTTGATTGAACTAAATGCTTTGTGTAACTTCATATTTTCATATGGTTTTGGTTAATTGTTGGTTAATTGATTTTGCATAAGTGTTAAAGCCTGAGAATTAGGCCTAAAAACTGGCCCAGTTATATAGTTAAAAGATCAGATCTGGTTTGTGGGTTATGTGTTCTGGGCTGTCCTTGTCGTTGCCCGATTAGGGCCCAAAATCTGCAAagcatttaaaaataaaaaatggtagGCTGGGCCAACTCATTCTGATAGCTGGCCCAGTTCCTCATTGTCAAATTAGTTTAAGCAAGTTTTGCGAATTTGACTCGATGATTTCTTACGCCCTCTAGCCAATTAGCCAAGCCTTTTAATAATCAAGGCAAGCCGTATTATGTAACATGGATGGTTCACGAATCTCCGAAGTTTAGTGCGAtttccttttttaaaaataattaaggtgagccgcgccaaataaaattttcaaatatGCGGCCATCATTTAACTATTTCTTTTGAATCCCTAGAAATCGAGGTTTGctatttagcgaattttcatggccctcgcaaagttaacaacgcgttagttgctttaggcgcgttatttctaataatattaccttcttaaactcgggtgcgcatttcatatgacccaaatccaaatcctaaaatgttgaataaaatgttttccggattgcgggtgcatttcatgtggcgcgatccaaaaaCATGTTTTAAAGGACGTTCAATCTTCcttaaattattaaaagtggttaaaaaattaaaatcagcatataggttcataattgattaaaaacatataattaagccgattataacagttgagcgaccgtgttagaaccacggaactcgggaatgcctaacaccttctcccgggttaacagaattccttaaccggatttctgattcgcggactgttaaacaaagtcatattttcctcgattcgggattcaaccggtgagttgggacaccataattctcccaagtggagactctgaatcttttgacaataaatcccgtttcgattgtcctttaattggaaaaactcccttatactataGCCCTtcacggggtgtagtaaaaaaggaggtgtgacagctctgacgactctgctggggatcgaacccagaatctctaattcagggttcaagaattcgagcttagaataattgttatagttggctttatccattatctgattttgttacatgatttgggacTAATGtgttaattgattgcttttaccgctttttaTATTCCGTGagctgtatataaactgttgcaaaatccctcctctctgagtcttctaa
Proteins encoded:
- the LOC138868960 gene encoding uncharacterized protein, with translation MVDDGSGVDIRPLLTLQRMEIGTERIRPNNVCVRAFDDIKRDTICEIDLILTIGLVDFEVTFQVLDMDTSYNFLLGRPWIHAAGAVPSTLHQMVKFEYEDQEIVVHGEDEQSI